In the Prochlorococcus marinus CUG1438 genome, GATTTTTCTCTGCCTTGCCAACTTTTCTTGGATAAATTGTTGGGCAAACATTTTTTGGTTGAATAAGAATAATATTTCGGGTACCTTTACTTCTCGGTAACAGAATCTTCTTTTTTTCTTTAAATTTTCCTCCTAATATTTCTAAAGTTTTTTCTAGATTTTTACTTTCTTCATCAGTCCATTTGCCACAGTATAAAACTCCTAAACCTTCTTTCTTTAGCATTGGTAATATATATTCTGAAACTGTTGATGGATTACTCACTGCTCTTGTGGTAGCTATATTGAAGCTATTTCTCATTGATGATTGATGTGCCACGTTTTCAATGCGATCATTAATTACATGAATATTGTTTTGGAAATTGATCTCTTTAATAAGACTTCTTAACGCATCTGTTTTCTTTTTGGAAGAATCAATCAGATATATTTCTGAATTAGGATGAATTATGGCATAAGCTATACCAGGGAAGCCACAGCCAGATCCAATATCTAAAAATTTCTGATTATCAAAATTAATATTCGGAAAAGCTTTAAATGGCCAAATACTGTCAAAAACTTGAGATACCCAATAATCATCTCCATTAATTAATCTCGTTAAATTGGTTTTTTTATTTAATTCTTCAATTTTCATTTGCAATTCTTGAAACATAATTATTTCTTCTTTAGTTAGTAAGGTTGAAATCTCTTTGGGAATGTTTTGTTTTTTCATTTCGTTATAAATATAAAATTCTTTACTAATTATTAAATACATTCTATTTAGTAAAAATTTATTAGAATTGCATTATTAATAAAAGATTATTTTGAAACGGAAAATTTCTTATTACAAAATTTTAGGTGTAAATGAAAATGCATCAAATCATGAATTAAGAAAGGCATTTTGTAAACTCTCTATTGAGTTGCATCCTGATACAACTTCACTAGATATTGAAGACGCGAAGGGTAAATTCCAAGAAGTTTTAGAAGCTTATGAAAATCTAAATAATAGTAATTTGAGGAAGAAATATGATAATAAAATGAAGGAAAAGTCCAGAAGTAAAAATAATTCTAATTTTTTGAATAATTTAATAATCGATTCTAATAATCAAAATATTGTGGGTAATAGAAGACCTTTTTCAAATGGAGAATTGTTTTCATTATTTCTTTTAATTATTATCATATCTATATGTTTGATCTGTTCAATTTTAATCGCATCATTTACAGGTAAAGAATTAGATACAATTCCAATCTGGCTAATCAAATGATTACTTAAAAATCTGTGAGTCTATCAAAAAAACCTATCAATCAAAATTCACTTCAATCTCTGGAATTATGGCTAACAGATTTGGGTGCTGTGAAGGATATTAATGATCCATCAAAATGGTATCTACTATTGTCTAATTGGAATGCCACTATTCTTTTTGAACAAGAAGATTTAAGTGTTATCTGGGAAAGCGAGGGAAAAGAAACCAAAAGACTATTTTCATATTGCATTAACAGAGAAGATGTAGAAAATGCAATTCTCCAGGGACCTTAAATATGAATTTAAATATTATCTAAGATTTGCCTTATTACCCAGTAACTTTTTTCTAATTGATCATCGGTTATACAAAGAGGCGGCAAAAGATAAATAACATTTCCAAGGGGCCTAATAAATAAACCTTTTTCCATTGCAAGATTCTTTATTTCTTTTCCAATCTTATTAAGATAACCTTTATTATTACCAATTTCTATATCGAAGGCAGCAATGGTACCTGTGACTCTAATCTTTTTTATGTAGGGTGATTTTCTAAATTTTATTAAATGAGATAAATGTTTTTCTTCGAGTGAAAGGTATTTTTGAGGTTCTTTTTCTAATAAATCAAGGCTAGCGTTAGCCGCGGCACAACCTAAAGGATTGGCCGTAAAACTATGTCCATGCCAAAAAGTTTTTCTTGGGGAATCATCAATAAAAGATTGAAAAATATTTTCTTGACATAAGGTAATTCCCATCGGCAAAAACCCACCAGTTAAGCCTTTTGAAATACTTATTAAATCAGGAATGATTTCTGCTTTTTGAAACGCAAAAAGTGTTCCACATCTCCCAAAACCAGTTAATACTTCATCGACAATTAATAAAGAATTATTATTTTTTATAGTTTCAGAAACTTTTTTAATAAACTGGGGTCTAACCATATTCATCCCGCCTGCGCCTTGAACAAGAGGCTCAAGGATAACTGCAACTGTAGGAGTTTTAAGTAGATTTTCTAACTTTTGAATTGCCTCTTTTTCTTTGTTTTCTACTTTTTCATCATTCATCCAAGTAGATGGCCATGAGACTCTCCTAACTGGGAACATAAGATCATCGAAATTCTCATTAAAAATGTTTCTCTCACCTAAAGCCATT is a window encoding:
- the rsmG gene encoding 16S rRNA (guanine(527)-N(7))-methyltransferase RsmG, which gives rise to MKKQNIPKEISTLLTKEEIIMFQELQMKIEELNKKTNLTRLINGDDYWVSQVFDSIWPFKAFPNINFDNQKFLDIGSGCGFPGIAYAIIHPNSEIYLIDSSKKKTDALRSLIKEINFQNNIHVINDRIENVAHQSSMRNSFNIATTRAVSNPSTVSEYILPMLKKEGLGVLYCGKWTDEESKNLEKTLEILGGKFKEKKKILLPRSKGTRNIILIQPKNVCPTIYPRKVGKAEKNPL
- a CDS encoding J domain-containing protein, yielding MKRKISYYKILGVNENASNHELRKAFCKLSIELHPDTTSLDIEDAKGKFQEVLEAYENLNNSNLRKKYDNKMKEKSRSKNNSNFLNNLIIDSNNQNIVGNRRPFSNGELFSLFLLIIIISICLICSILIASFTGKELDTIPIWLIK
- a CDS encoding DUF3143 domain-containing protein — protein: MSLSKKPINQNSLQSLELWLTDLGAVKDINDPSKWYLLLSNWNATILFEQEDLSVIWESEGKETKRLFSYCINREDVENAILQGP
- the bioA gene encoding adenosylmethionine--8-amino-7-oxononanoate transaminase; the encoded protein is MKSLDSKAPNQDWHPNIWPPFTQINTSKPQIEVTHGKDALLFTKDPKKELIDGISSWWVTLHGHSNEYIADAIFNQAKNLEQVIFADFLHPQAKKLAERLSKLTKLERLFFSDNGSTAVEVALKIAFQSWQNRGETRSQIVAFDGAYHGDTFGAMALGERNIFNENFDDLMFPVRRVSWPSTWMNDEKVENKEKEAIQKLENLLKTPTVAVILEPLVQGAGGMNMVRPQFIKKVSETIKNNNSLLIVDEVLTGFGRCGTLFAFQKAEIIPDLISISKGLTGGFLPMGITLCQENIFQSFIDDSPRKTFWHGHSFTANPLGCAAANASLDLLEKEPQKYLSLEEKHLSHLIKFRKSPYIKKIRVTGTIAAFDIEIGNNKGYLNKIGKEIKNLAMEKGLFIRPLGNVIYLLPPLCITDDQLEKSYWVIRQILDNI